A portion of the Ignavibacteriota bacterium genome contains these proteins:
- a CDS encoding hybrid sensor histidine kinase/response regulator: MTTSEEPTPRTRLLLIDDDEDAFVLTRDMLRDFVEKHYTVDWVSSYEEGRTALVENGHDLYIVDYMLGSRNGLELIEESRAAGCSKPIIFMTGMEDHTVDVLAMNAGASDYLVKGDITPRLLERSIRYTIGHYSDMEALRRSTEELRVLNEQLTKSEQDLQEINASKDRFFSIIAHDLRSPFVSLLGFSELLKDGAGSMPVDEIRQCADMLHESGKHLYRLLENLLHWSRIQTGRLVIQPMPVDMHDIATQVAALFGPAAEAKSITITVSIAGSFYVYSDPHLLSTILENLVSNAIKFTERRGRVDVTAFAEGDMAWIEIKDSGIGMSTATIAKLFRIEKNHSSHGTDKETGTGLGLIICKELIMKAGGTITVDSTPGFGSTFRFSVPVATAALIAASAGAATGPSADTPKDQLAVRNDGD; this comes from the coding sequence ATGACCACATCCGAAGAACCTACCCCGCGGACGAGGCTGCTCCTCATCGACGACGACGAGGATGCGTTTGTTCTGACACGCGACATGCTTCGCGATTTTGTAGAGAAGCACTACACGGTAGACTGGGTCTCTTCGTACGAGGAGGGCCGCACGGCGCTGGTCGAAAACGGGCACGATCTCTATATCGTGGACTACATGCTCGGGTCACGCAACGGACTCGAGTTGATCGAGGAATCGCGCGCCGCCGGCTGCTCAAAGCCGATCATCTTTATGACGGGCATGGAGGATCACACCGTCGACGTACTCGCGATGAACGCCGGGGCCTCGGACTATCTCGTGAAGGGTGATATCACACCACGACTGCTCGAGCGGTCGATCCGTTACACCATCGGGCATTACTCCGACATGGAGGCGCTGCGCCGGTCCACGGAGGAGCTGCGTGTCCTGAACGAGCAATTGACAAAATCCGAACAGGATCTGCAGGAGATCAACGCGAGCAAGGACCGCTTTTTCTCGATCATCGCGCACGATCTGCGCAGCCCCTTCGTCTCGTTGCTCGGCTTCAGTGAACTGCTCAAGGATGGCGCGGGCAGCATGCCCGTCGATGAGATCCGCCAATGCGCCGACATGCTGCACGAATCCGGCAAACATCTGTATCGTCTGCTCGAGAACCTTCTTCACTGGTCGCGCATACAGACCGGCCGGCTCGTCATACAGCCGATGCCGGTGGATATGCACGACATCGCGACACAGGTGGCGGCGCTTTTCGGTCCGGCCGCCGAAGCTAAAAGTATAACCATCACGGTGAGCATCGCCGGTTCGTTCTACGTGTATTCCGATCCGCACCTTTTAAGTACGATCCTCGAGAATCTGGTTTCGAACGCGATCAAGTTCACCGAAAGGCGTGGACGGGTGGATGTCACCGCCTTCGCCGAAGGCGACATGGCCTGGATTGAAATCAAGGACAGCGGCATCGGCATGTCGACGGCGACTATAGCGAAGCTCTTCCGCATAGAGAAGAACCATTCCTCTCACGGAACCGACAAGGAGACGGGCACAGGACTCGGCCTGATCATTTGTAAGGAACTGATCATGAAGGCGGGCGGCACGATTACTGTCGACAGCACGCCCGGATTCGGCTCGACGTTCCGTTTCAGTGTGCCGGTCGCGACCGCTGCCCTCATCGCCGCTTCGGCAGGTGCGGCGACCGGTCCGTCCGCCGACACACCGAAGGACCAACTCGCGGTGCGGAACGACGGAGATTAG